A window of Benincasa hispida cultivar B227 chromosome 9, ASM972705v1, whole genome shotgun sequence genomic DNA:
CATGTTAACAGTTAATTCAACACAATCAAACCCAAAAAACACAGAGTTTGAATTTACTCCAGAGAATGTAGAAAATTAGAATACATTTTAATTACTATCTCCTTTTGAATCAGAGAATTTGTTCTTCTAAAAGCTTCAGAACTCTTTGATTTCAGTTTCACCATCACTTCTCTGtgtattcaaattcaaatttcattcttatttttctttatgaaaTCTTTGATTTCACTTCCAAATTTCATATCATTCTCCTCACCATTCTCACGCTTCGCACTGTTCGCGGCTTCGCCGGCGCCTCCTCCGCCTTCTGCCGCAAAATCACTATCAAATCAACGAAAGCATTCAGTATATATTTGTACGACTTTTTATCGTTCAGATTTAAGAAGCAGAACAGAAGTTCTTCCATAAAATCCCAATCGACTTTCTCATGATGTTTCAAATGAGCATCCATCATCTCTTCCATCGATCGACGAAATTCCTCAGACGGATTCGGCGACTTCCTCAAAATCGCGATGCAATCTCTCGGAAGTTTCAGATTCTTCCCCTGATCTTCACAGATCAAAGACGAAGAACTCGATCCTGCATTTTCCGACGATTCTGTTTGAGAATCATCCGGAAGATCAGATCCAGATAAGCCAGGGGAGAAGAAGAATCGGTGAGATCCGCCGTAAGAATCAACCGGCGATTCAGGTGAAACCACTCCTCTGTGGTTCTTGCAGTCTCGTCCTCCTCCTCCACCTCCTACTTTTCTCTCGCTGAAATCTTCATCCTCTTTCAGGTACAACGACCGGAAGTTCTCGAAGAGGAATCGATCGATATCGGCGAGCGTAGCGGCAGTATCGTCGTTGTTTCCGACGCCATCGACTTGCTTCCGATCGATAGCGAACGATAGGGTTTTTGGATGTTTACAACCAGACAGAATCCAACTTTTTGAAGACGAAAAAGTTTGGGGATTAGGAAATTGAAGCTGAGGCGTTGGTTTTTTTATCTTTGAGAGGTAATCCTGAAGcgatttttgcaattttttgggcattttttttctttaatttttctctttcttcttttcttgctTTTATGGTTTTGCTTGAAAGAGTTTCTGTGATAAAACTGATTCTTATAAAGAAATAACAAACCGATGCAAAACAAAGAAAGtaacataaaaatattaatgGCTTAAAaaatacgtttttttttttttttttaaatgaatattGAATTAAAGGGATGGAACTCAACGGTAGTGGTTTTTTTTGGGAGTTGGTTGACTTTGATTTCCAATATTgaagttttttaaattattattatttcttttttcttttttctttttttcttttttaccttTTAACATTGAACTTAGTCATTGCTAGAAGAATTAAGGTCCAAAGTCTAGTAGAATGTAATTATGGTCTTCATGACTAAGTTTGTGGGTAGTTTGGTTTGGATAAATACCTAACaagattatttatattttaaatgattaaaatcagagattgttttcaaataaaaaaatacttaagtACATCCTAGGTAGTACTTATCTTTATGCATCACACTCTCATCactcatatttttaaaaaaatcattaaaatatttttttaaaaaaagttgtcacatgtcaaattatgattagataACTTGGTTTGTTGTACAAAGATAGATTCTACTCAATATGCACCCaagtatttttctttcaaatatatCAAAGTGAGACAACTTATTTACAACTATAGTAAAATGTAAATATCTATCAATGATGGaaattgatagacactaatagatgatagtagtctatcactcTTTATCACTGTCTGTCTATTAGTgacatttaatatttaaaaatatttttaatagatttaaaacaatttattcaaaatttgtggGAGAAAttcctaaaaaattaaaaatggtgGGAGCAATTGAATTCACGTTGAATTTAAGAAAATGAGTAATTATTTGTCATTGTATGGTTAAGTTTTACTAATCTATTTGGTATGTGTTGGTTTTTTGtatataaacaaatttgtaGCCTTCAATTCATTCCGTTGAttccaaattaaaaataacatgAGAGGTCAATGAAGGAAGAGAATTATTTTTTTGAGTGACTAAAGTTTAAACAAATAACAATAAACTGATATAGACTTCAAACATtgatttcattttctatttctattttatttgttCTCgaattcgatttttttttaatttctttgagGGAAGTTCTAAAATAAGATTAAGGCCCTTGTGTTAACCAATTTAATTCATGTTAATGTTAGAAGATTGAATATGTTGAGTATAGAAAGTTAGGAACTTAGGAATGTTAAATTGCAGGGTATTAAATAAGCATGGAAGTAATTAGGATTTGGCTACCAAATAATTGCACAATAAAATTTTCCTTCTAATATAAATGGAActgtaattaatttttaattcccATTTTTAGTAAGCTGTTGAGAAGCAGAatgaattgaggcatgcatctaGCCATAACCTACACTACTTTAATTTACTTACTAGAAAAAGAATATTcaaagttttctttttatacGTGTCACTATGATTTTTCTAATCTAAAATAAGTATAATTCAACAAACATAcgaatatattaataaaatttgtagttcgaatctctatatttttattattttcttttaggttatttttatttttatggagTTGATTAGTGGCAATTttttgttgatttaaatatctatttaaaACAATCGAAGTTTATGAGAATTGAGAAAGATTACCTGTTTACCTTTTTAATCTAATTTGATTgagttaataaataaaatgaaaaaaaatcaatttatacccctaaATTTTGAGGTTtacatcaatttaaaccctaatcattatatcaatttaaaccttgaacggTAGGAGTTATGTCAATTTAAACACCAAACtaatatttgtattaatttagactttgaacttttataagtgtatcaatttaaatcttgaattttcataattgtatcaatttaaaccttccattatgttttatttggatacatttatgaaaatcgggtgtttaaattgatatatttatgaaagttcaaggtttaaattgatatatttatgaaaattcataatctaaattgatacaaatattAGTTTGggttttaaattgatacaattttcaAAGTTTATGGTTCAAATGGATACAATtttagtttagagtttaaattgatcaatttagaagtataattgatatttgtcttaaaatgaaattataatatttcattaggatgaaTCATCGATTATCCAattattattgtatttataggtctttttaaatataaaaaatatttaaaaatatttacatttcatTTTTGAAGTCTTTTGCTATAAAgcgtaaatattttttaaattcttctatttataagaatttttcttgtatttattttattaattgatatttgttctaaaatgaaattatgATATTTCATTAGGGTGAAACATCCATTATCCAATTATGATTGTATTTTattgatttcttcttttttgtgtgtgtgtgtgtgttttcttTTGGAGTATTATGTcgttattaaaaattttaagagaAGTAACTAAACAAGTTAGTCAAAGTGAACAATTAGGATTTATTCCACTTCCATTAATTTTTAGACATAgtagaataaataaaaagaatctATGTTTTTATCTATAAATGAATGGTTtatttggaatatattttcaaatattgaatttaataaataagccattttgaaagaaatgagagtgtttgacaacccctcaaaataatttttcaagtgtattttaatcgatttttatcaaaagtgtttaaataaaaatgatttttttgaaaaacactttcATTTAAGTCGATCTAAACGAGTCCGAAGTAAACTACAATGATAAAAgtaggatttttctttttcctataGCATATGAGGCGAGCAACATAAACTTTTTTTAACTGAATAAGTAGACAACAAATATACGACGATCCAATCATAAACTAAAAAGTGCATTAATCTTCATGAAAAGTTGACATTAAAATCGAATAACTCGTGACTAGTGACATaatcctttttgtttttaataatggcaagaaaaacttttaaaaaatagcttttttcaactttaaaataaattaatttagaggTATATGGTAAAATGCACTCATTAtcctaaataaaatattagacgTAGGTTTAATATTTCTTAATAGCAGTTTAAGCATTATGcacaaaatatttgaatagaGCTCAcattaaaatctttttttttataatcaactctcaatatattttgatatttaaatgaATCAATAAActagcttttaaaaataaatgttagTTACAACttatcataaaaatagaaaaaagcaTGTAACACGTAAGAcacacaaaaattaaatttatgtaaATATAGGAAGAGGAAAGTCTTTTCTTATctcacttttaaaaaatatatatataataaagagatCAAACTAACTTAAAATGGTGATTAGAAGTTGGTCAAGTGACCTTTGCTCTTCACTAACAGCCTATTTAAACTTAAACGAGAGTTCTATTGTTCAAATTTTCTTCTGAGAAAAAagagactttttttttaattgaattataaatGTGTACACTATTTAGTTTGACATTTGgttatattaatatgtaatgGATTGTATGGCTATTTTAATAAATCTGTGAAATAAATATTCATGAGAATTTTAGTGATGCCTGTTGTGTGTTGTGCTCAATGAGTAGACTTTTGTTGGGTTGGtagactttatttatttatttttatctttttaaaagaaaaaatttgttACCACCACCAGTAGAAATTTGAGTCCATTGGTATTGGGCTCCCAACAATGAGCAATATTTTCAACCTatcaatcaaatcaaatcacGCCTACATGGTGGAATCCAATTCAGATTCTGacttgtttttatatatatatatatatatattttttaatttttgataaaaatgtgACTTTAGATAATAAATTTTAGAgtaattttgaacttttatattactaaaagaaaaatatatatatcaggATGGCTGAGTGGTCTAAAGTGCTGAGCTCAAGTTTTGGTTATAGTGAGAGAGCGTGGGTTCAAATCCCACTTCTAACAaatctataatttttatttaggtaagtttcatatttaaaatataatctcTTAGTTTTAGACTTTTTAGATTAGACCTAAAAATATAAATTcctatttttgaatttttaaaatataaagttccatttttaaaaaataatttaaccttttttttttttgaaaaaatatctCCTTAATGTTTTAAATGGATCATTTTAATCTCTAAAaatgattgtttttaaataaataaaaaaaagaatcaaaaaatttacaaaatatagcaaaattttagaattatcaattatagatgttgatagacactATTAGACttctatctgtgtctatcaatctctattattgatagttctaagattttgtcatattttgtaaatatttttaacagttttaccatttgaaataatttatcCCCTAAAAATATAACCTCTTCTTTCTCCCTCTTCCGAGTCCTACCATTTCCATCCTCTatttctctctcctttttcaatttgaattcttTCTTTCAAGCAACAATCCCTCAAACACAGATGGTATGGTTTTTAAGATACTTGAGCTTCTATTAGGTGAACTATGCAAAAGCATTTTTCAGATGGGATGCAACTTGAAAACAATGACATTTGCGTTCAAGTTTATCAATTGGTTCCATAGCCTTATATCTCTACACAATCCCAACCTGTCGTACGAGATGAAATTCTATAAACCCTTGTGTCaaaattatttactttttcCACATCATCTTATCAATTCAATATTTAGTCCATTAAATTTAATAGTTTTATTAGTAGATGGAACTTTTAAATCTATTCTTGAAAACTTAACACTAAAATAGTCAATTTGAAACATTAAAGACCAAATATACATATTCTCGAAAACTTAACCACTAAAAAGctattttctccttttttttttttttttttttgttggagtttaaatttttttgaaaatggaaataaa
This region includes:
- the LOC120086427 gene encoding transcription repressor OFP14, which produces MPKKLQKSLQDYLSKIKKPTPQLQFPNPQTFSSSKSWILSGCKHPKTLSFAIDRKQVDGVGNNDDTAATLADIDRFLFENFRSLYLKEDEDFSERKVGGGGGGRDCKNHRGVVSPESPVDSYGGSHRFFFSPGLSGSDLPDDSQTESSENAGSSSSSLICEDQGKNLKLPRDCIAILRKSPNPSEEFRRSMEEMMDAHLKHHEKVDWDFMEELLFCFLNLNDKKSYKYILNAFVDLIVILRQKAEEAPAKPRTVRSVRMVRRMI